The following proteins are co-located in the Sphingomonas panacis genome:
- a CDS encoding alpha-ketoacid dehydrogenase subunit beta — MNMIQAINSAMDVMMDRDPAVIVMGEDVGYFGGVFRATAGLQAKYGKTRVFDTPITECGIIGVAVGMGAYGLRPVPEIQFADYIYPALDQLVSEAARLRYRSAGEFIAPITVRSPFGGGIFGGQTHSQSPEGIFTHVSGIKTVIPSTPYDAKGLLIAAIEDNDPTLFFEPKRIYNGPFDGHWDRPTQNWSQHPAGAVPEGYYKIPLGKANVVREGEALTILVYGTMVHVASAVVADAGVDAEIIDLRTLVPLDIETIEASVKKTGRCMIIHEATRTGGFGAELSALVQERCFYHLEAPIERVTGFDTPYPHSLEWAYFPGPVRIGEALKKVMKD, encoded by the coding sequence ATGAACATGATCCAGGCGATCAACTCGGCGATGGACGTGATGATGGATCGCGATCCCGCCGTCATCGTGATGGGCGAGGATGTCGGCTATTTCGGCGGCGTGTTCCGCGCGACCGCGGGGTTGCAGGCGAAATACGGCAAGACCCGCGTGTTCGACACGCCGATCACCGAATGCGGCATCATCGGCGTCGCGGTCGGGATGGGCGCATATGGCTTGCGGCCGGTGCCCGAGATCCAGTTCGCCGATTACATCTACCCAGCGCTCGACCAGTTGGTGAGCGAGGCGGCGCGGCTGCGCTATCGCTCGGCGGGTGAGTTCATCGCGCCGATCACGGTGCGCTCGCCGTTCGGCGGGGGCATCTTCGGCGGGCAGACGCATTCGCAATCGCCCGAAGGCATCTTCACGCATGTCTCGGGCATCAAGACGGTGATCCCGTCGACGCCCTATGACGCCAAGGGTCTGCTGATCGCGGCGATCGAGGATAACGATCCTACGCTCTTCTTCGAGCCAAAGCGGATCTACAACGGCCCGTTCGACGGGCATTGGGACCGGCCGACGCAGAACTGGTCGCAGCATCCCGCCGGCGCGGTGCCGGAAGGCTATTACAAGATCCCGCTCGGCAAGGCGAACGTGGTGCGCGAAGGCGAGGCGCTGACCATCCTCGTCTACGGCACGATGGTGCATGTCGCGAGCGCGGTGGTGGCGGATGCGGGCGTCGATGCCGAGATCATCGACCTGCGCACGCTCGTGCCGCTCGATATCGAGACGATCGAGGCATCGGTGAAGAAGACCGGGCGCTGCATGATCATCCACGAAGCGACACGCACCGGCGGGTTCGGCGCGGAACTGTCGGCGCTGGTGCAGGAGCGCTGCTTCTACCATCTCGAAGCGCCGATCGAACGCGTGACCGGCTTCGACACGCCCTACCCGCACAGCCTCGAATGGGCCTATTTCCCCGGCCCGGTGCGGATCGGCGAGGCGCTCAAGAAAGTGATGAAGGACTGA
- a CDS encoding dihydrolipoamide acetyltransferase family protein yields MARFTFKLPDIGEGISEAEIVAWHVAVGDRVEEDQRVADMMTDKATVEMESPVSGTVIALAGEVGEQVSIGAALVVIETDAVDMDAEEAPALRPVDLPAPVEQAFEAENPGVEEIAHPVPLPVREGLGVGRPEADHAPVTSQPTPAPSLPGRGEDAKTLASPAVRARAADLGIDLAHVKPAEGERIRHADLDAYLRYGSAQGYHTPHASHARPDEAIKVIGMRRRIAENMAASKRAIPHFTYVDEIDVTAIEDMRADLNAHRGDRPKLTMLPLLIAAICKTIPAFPMLNARYDDEAGVVTRHGAVHLGMATQTDAGLMVPVIRDAQDRNVWQLAAEIARLAEAARTGKASSSELSGSTLTVTSLGPLGGIATTPVINRPEVAIIGPNKIVERPVFRGDDIVRAKLMNLSISCDHRVVDGWDAASFVQALKRYLETPVLLFAN; encoded by the coding sequence ATGGCCCGCTTTACCTTCAAACTCCCCGACATCGGTGAGGGCATTTCCGAGGCCGAGATCGTCGCGTGGCACGTGGCGGTGGGCGACCGTGTCGAGGAAGACCAGCGCGTCGCCGACATGATGACCGACAAGGCGACCGTCGAAATGGAATCGCCCGTGTCCGGCACGGTGATCGCGCTGGCCGGCGAGGTCGGCGAACAGGTGTCGATCGGCGCGGCGCTGGTGGTGATCGAGACCGATGCGGTCGACATGGATGCCGAAGAGGCGCCGGCGCTGCGGCCGGTCGATCTGCCCGCGCCGGTCGAACAGGCGTTCGAGGCGGAGAATCCGGGGGTTGAGGAGATCGCGCACCCTGTTCCCCTCCCTGTAAGGGAGGGGCTAGGGGTGGGTCGGCCCGAGGCCGATCACGCGCCCGTCACCAGCCAACCCACCCCCGCCCCCTCCCTTCCGGGGAGGGGAGAAGATGCAAAGACTCTCGCTTCCCCTGCCGTCCGCGCCCGCGCGGCGGATCTCGGCATCGACCTCGCGCACGTTAAGCCAGCCGAGGGCGAGCGCATCCGCCATGCCGATCTCGACGCCTATCTCCGCTACGGCAGCGCGCAGGGCTATCACACGCCGCACGCGTCGCACGCCCGCCCGGATGAGGCGATCAAGGTCATCGGCATGCGCCGCCGCATCGCGGAGAACATGGCGGCGTCGAAGCGCGCGATCCCGCATTTCACCTATGTCGACGAGATCGATGTCACCGCGATCGAGGACATGCGTGCCGATCTCAACGCCCATCGCGGCGACCGGCCCAAACTGACGATGCTGCCGCTGTTGATCGCGGCGATCTGCAAGACGATCCCCGCCTTCCCGATGCTCAACGCGCGGTATGACGACGAGGCGGGTGTCGTCACCCGCCACGGTGCGGTGCATCTCGGCATGGCGACTCAGACCGACGCCGGGCTGATGGTGCCGGTGATCCGCGACGCGCAGGATCGCAATGTTTGGCAATTGGCGGCCGAGATCGCGCGGCTTGCCGAGGCGGCGCGGACCGGCAAGGCGAGCAGTTCGGAACTGTCGGGATCGACGCTGACGGTGACGTCGCTGGGGCCGCTCGGCGGGATCGCGACCACGCCGGTCATCAACCGCCCCGAAGTGGCGATCATCGGACCGAACAAGATCGTCGAACGGCCCGTCTTCCGGGGCGACGATATCGTCCGCGCCAAGCTGATGAACCTGTCGATCAGTTGCGACCACCGTGTCGTCGATGGCTGGGACGCGGCGAGTTTCGTTCAGGCGCTCAAGCGCTATCTGGAAACGCCGGTATTGTTGTTCGCGAATTGA
- a CDS encoding lmo0937 family membrane protein: MLYTIAVILVVLWLLGFAVHIGGGLIHLLLVIAVIVVVIQLITGRRAL; this comes from the coding sequence ATGCTGTATACTATCGCCGTCATCCTCGTCGTCCTGTGGCTGCTCGGCTTCGCCGTGCATATCGGCGGTGGCTTGATCCATTTGCTGCTGGTGATCGCCGTGATCGTCGTGGTGATCCAGCTCATCACCGGCCGCCGCGCGCTATAA
- a CDS encoding neutral zinc metallopeptidase, producing MRLDDFDPNINVEDQRGQGGGLGFGGGGGGGMLLGLLPMVFSRFGCGGVVVLLIALVVFGGLGNLGGGSGVRTSAPTEQTAGAGRGTDAKSSCTIDAASKVACNAFSSADKTWAAIFQQSGEKFVAPKLVFYSGSGRSGCGAAQSAMGPFYCPQDQGVYLDTSFFDELGNRFGAKGDFAQDYVIAHEFGHHIQNLLGTSAKVAQAERSGSEAEGNKMSVRLELQADCYAGVWAAQNRDRLDPGDIQEGMTAAHAIGDDTLQKQAQGRVVPDSFTHGTSAQREHWLKTGLDSGDPAQCDTFSGAI from the coding sequence GTCGAGGATCAGCGCGGCCAGGGCGGCGGCCTCGGGTTCGGCGGCGGCGGTGGCGGCGGGATGCTGCTCGGGCTGTTGCCGATGGTGTTCAGTCGCTTCGGCTGCGGCGGCGTCGTGGTGCTGCTGATCGCGCTCGTGGTGTTCGGCGGGCTGGGCAACCTCGGCGGTGGCAGCGGCGTGCGCACCAGCGCGCCGACCGAGCAGACCGCCGGCGCGGGCCGCGGCACCGATGCCAAATCGAGCTGCACGATCGATGCCGCCAGCAAGGTCGCCTGCAACGCGTTCAGTTCGGCCGACAAGACCTGGGCGGCGATCTTCCAGCAGTCCGGCGAAAAGTTCGTCGCGCCCAAACTGGTGTTCTACTCGGGCAGCGGCCGTTCGGGCTGCGGCGCCGCGCAAAGCGCGATGGGGCCGTTCTACTGCCCGCAGGATCAGGGCGTCTATCTCGACACCAGCTTCTTCGACGAACTCGGCAACCGCTTCGGCGCAAAGGGCGATTTCGCGCAGGATTATGTGATCGCGCATGAATTCGGCCATCACATCCAGAATCTGCTCGGCACCTCCGCGAAGGTCGCGCAGGCCGAGCGCAGCGGCAGCGAGGCCGAGGGCAACAAGATGTCGGTACGGCTCGAACTCCAGGCCGATTGCTATGCGGGCGTGTGGGCCGCGCAGAACCGCGACCGGCTCGATCCGGGCGACATCCAGGAAGGCATGACCGCCGCGCACGCGATCGGCGACGATACGCTCCAGAAGCAGGCGCAGGGCCGCGTCGTTCCCGACAGCTTCACCCACGGCACCTCGGCGCAGCGCGAGCATTGGCTCAAGACCGGCCTCGACAGCGGTGATCCCGCGCAATGCGACACGTTTTCGGGGGCGATCTGA